One part of the Tunicatimonas pelagia genome encodes these proteins:
- a CDS encoding RagB/SusD family nutrient uptake outer membrane protein — MNRIFKVYMLVAITLIASCTELEEEPVGQLAPATFFTTLRDVETAVLGGYGLIASEQYYGRKLTTTLILRGDMGDIGNPGTPARRIDVNNFTMDDNNGMILSFWPRMYEVIGAANAAVAGAQQVRVTADLLEEEARELDALEAEAKFIRAFTYYHLVRIFGDIPYVDDYFDEPEEIEASFTIGKTPQAEVYANIIADLEEGAAALPDVPVARSRPGKGTALSYLASVHLTLGNYQEAYAAARQVIEQRDAFEYGLSDDYQLLFDATVSASQNESIFHIDFLGAVLGGSGINTDWFGTMTGVRGGNPNGWGVIVPNFNVFEQWDERDYRKAVSMSDSFLLSAQNEILPYDSFPQEKRPHIAKYNRFCGNSTNNCGQSDHNYHAMRYAEVLLTAAEALNEINGPTAEALGYVNEVRARARNTPTGMNEFPFDVEGGISQDAFRELVLEERRLELSFEFGRWYDIKRRQIGPEVFAADGLEPHDNFNPERDYLMPLPGDELTQNPNLGPQNFGY, encoded by the coding sequence ATGAACAGGATTTTCAAAGTATACATGCTGGTGGCTATCACGCTGATAGCCTCTTGCACCGAGCTAGAGGAAGAGCCGGTAGGACAACTGGCTCCCGCAACGTTCTTTACAACACTGCGCGACGTGGAAACAGCCGTCCTGGGTGGCTATGGTCTTATTGCCAGCGAGCAGTACTATGGTAGAAAGCTGACGACAACCCTGATTTTACGGGGCGATATGGGCGATATTGGTAATCCCGGTACGCCCGCTCGACGGATCGACGTGAATAACTTCACAATGGACGATAATAACGGAATGATTTTATCATTTTGGCCCAGAATGTATGAGGTGATCGGAGCGGCTAATGCTGCGGTAGCGGGAGCTCAGCAGGTGCGGGTCACAGCTGACTTACTGGAAGAAGAAGCTCGGGAACTCGACGCTTTAGAAGCGGAAGCGAAGTTCATCCGCGCTTTTACCTATTACCATCTGGTTCGCATCTTCGGAGATATTCCGTACGTCGATGACTACTTCGATGAGCCGGAAGAGATTGAAGCATCGTTTACCATCGGCAAAACCCCTCAGGCCGAGGTGTATGCTAACATTATCGCCGATCTAGAGGAAGGTGCCGCCGCTCTCCCCGACGTACCGGTAGCTCGGTCGCGTCCGGGCAAAGGAACTGCCTTATCCTATCTGGCGTCGGTTCATCTTACCTTAGGTAATTATCAAGAGGCCTACGCCGCGGCTCGTCAGGTCATTGAGCAGCGTGATGCTTTTGAGTACGGATTATCGGATGATTACCAGCTTTTGTTTGACGCAACCGTAAGTGCTAGTCAGAATGAGTCAATATTCCACATTGATTTTTTAGGAGCAGTACTCGGTGGTAGCGGTATCAATACCGACTGGTTTGGTACGATGACCGGAGTGCGGGGAGGTAATCCCAACGGTTGGGGGGTGATCGTGCCCAACTTCAATGTATTCGAGCAATGGGACGAGCGCGACTACCGGAAGGCAGTAAGTATGTCGGATTCATTTTTGCTTTCTGCGCAGAATGAGATATTGCCCTATGACTCTTTTCCTCAGGAAAAGCGACCACACATTGCCAAGTACAATCGTTTCTGCGGCAATAGTACTAACAACTGCGGGCAGTCAGATCATAACTACCACGCCATGCGCTACGCTGAAGTGCTACTTACGGCAGCCGAAGCACTCAACGAAATCAACGGCCCTACTGCGGAAGCCTTAGGGTACGTGAACGAAGTGCGGGCGCGAGCCCGTAACACTCCTACCGGAATGAACGAGTTTCCGTTCGACGTAGAAGGCGGTATCTCGCAGGATGCGTTTCGTGAGCTGGTGCTGGAGGAACGCCGACTCGAACTGTCGTTTGAGTTTGGGCGCTGGTACGATATCAAACGTCGCCAGATAGGGCCGGAAGTATTCGCTGCCGACGGTTTAGAACCTCACGATAACTTTAATCCGGAACGAGACTATCTGATGCCTCTTCCGGGCGATGAGCTTACTCAGAATCCTAACTTAGGACCGCAGAACTTTGGCTATTAA
- a CDS encoding SusC/RagA family TonB-linked outer membrane protein: protein MKNNVPYLVPLVLVVLALSISLIGTGQALSLVSSPDAPHQAVISTVDQIEKGMSLEKALDRIKQQYQVKFGYDESIIQGKQVTSKVSLQQPLEQQLSQLLAPFGLEYKKLDHRHYVIKLKEKGSTTMLKLSSQSVRLPTMFLDDKVPTRLTPSQPTSAANSRSVDKTISGTVTDIENGETLPGVNVLAKNTTIGTVTDVDGNYSLSVPDDAQVLIFSSVGYTSEEVAIGNQTTINVDMVPDIQSLSEVVVIGYGTQKKSDLTGSVVSVPSEEITAYPVEGAVQALQGRAAGVQIQSNNGEPGANPKVRIRGGTSINAGSDPLYVIDGFIGGVLPPPEDIASIEVLKDASATAIYGSRGANGVIMVTTKRGKSGTPQISLSTSYSTQEEINRLDLLGREDYINYVSEVNPNYVPGDASTDWQDVIFQPGNIQNYQLSVSGGNDNVKYYVSGTYFDQKGVIVNSDFNRLSITSNVDIKASERVKIGLNLLSRRRSRDGVRTQESSGGATGTGVIASAFKFGPDLGIYNPDGSFTLAQLGQPHDNPFAIATERINESQEDRLQVNTYAEFDIVEGLKFRTTWGASTENEQIGEYIPTTLQDGIGVGGEGQVQGVRRTLYLTENYLTYNRQFGTIHDLTVMGGYSYQGSEYKDWRARGQGFVSDADTYQNLNGASVWLQPESNFNDWQLSSFYGRVNYTLAEKYLFTFNARYDGSSRLSADNKWSFFPSGAIAWNITEERFLQDNEWLSFLKLRGSYGLTGNQSINPYQTQASFGSLLSVIDGTPVNSVVPTQVASEDLTWETTTQLNVGADFGFLEDRITATVDWYQMETNDLLFSRNLPSVVGVAAQLINLGTVKNRGIELSLNSRNISGPFTWDMGINFSRNRNEVVSLPDGNDIQYGAAPGHLVGIDFTNILREGQPVGTFYGWIDDGVYQESDGLVEGEGPQPGDVRLRDINGRDEEGNLTGQPDGVVNNDDRTIIGDPNPDFIWGLNNTFKWKGFDLNIFFQASQGNDILSFTLMELDLAAGTNNATTAVLDRWTPTNTDTDVPRAAPRDARTTTRWIRDGSYVRLKNLALGYNFANSFLERFRIERLRLYVSAQNILTFTDYEGYDPEVNYRSSNNQDSNRNLGLDYGSYPNAKAYTVGLNLTF, encoded by the coding sequence ATGAAAAACAATGTACCTTATTTAGTACCGCTAGTCTTAGTAGTGCTGGCTCTCTCAATCTCTCTTATTGGTACTGGACAGGCACTATCATTAGTTTCTTCCCCCGACGCCCCACATCAGGCAGTTATATCTACCGTAGACCAAATTGAGAAGGGTATGTCGTTAGAGAAAGCCCTGGATCGCATAAAGCAACAGTACCAAGTAAAGTTCGGCTACGACGAGTCGATAATACAAGGTAAACAAGTTACCTCTAAAGTATCCCTTCAACAACCGTTAGAGCAACAGCTTAGCCAACTATTGGCACCATTTGGACTGGAATACAAAAAGCTGGATCACCGACATTACGTAATCAAGCTAAAAGAAAAAGGCTCTACAACCATGCTCAAACTATCTTCCCAATCGGTTCGTCTGCCCACCATGTTTCTAGACGACAAAGTGCCTACCCGACTTACTCCTAGTCAGCCAACTTCTGCGGCTAACAGCCGTTCGGTTGATAAGACGATTAGCGGTACGGTCACTGATATAGAAAATGGCGAAACGTTACCCGGGGTAAACGTGCTGGCGAAAAATACTACTATTGGAACCGTTACGGATGTTGATGGCAACTATAGTTTGTCAGTACCCGATGATGCCCAAGTATTGATCTTTTCATCGGTAGGTTATACTAGCGAGGAGGTTGCCATTGGTAATCAGACCACCATCAATGTAGACATGGTACCTGATATTCAATCGCTGTCTGAAGTAGTGGTGATTGGCTATGGTACCCAGAAAAAAAGCGATCTCACCGGATCGGTAGTTTCGGTACCGAGTGAAGAAATTACTGCCTACCCAGTTGAAGGTGCAGTTCAGGCACTGCAAGGTCGGGCTGCGGGGGTTCAAATTCAGTCGAACAACGGTGAGCCGGGAGCCAATCCGAAAGTGCGAATCCGGGGAGGGACTTCTATCAACGCCGGTAGTGATCCGCTGTACGTTATCGATGGCTTTATTGGTGGGGTACTACCTCCACCGGAGGATATTGCCTCTATTGAGGTGCTCAAAGACGCTTCGGCCACGGCTATCTACGGTTCACGGGGAGCCAACGGAGTGATAATGGTCACCACCAAGCGGGGGAAAAGCGGTACTCCCCAAATTAGCCTCAGCACCTCGTATTCTACGCAAGAAGAAATCAACCGCCTTGACCTACTGGGTCGCGAGGATTATATCAATTACGTAAGTGAGGTGAATCCCAACTACGTACCGGGCGATGCGAGCACGGATTGGCAAGATGTCATCTTCCAGCCGGGTAATATTCAAAACTACCAGCTCTCAGTTTCCGGCGGTAATGATAACGTAAAATACTATGTATCAGGAACCTACTTTGACCAGAAGGGAGTAATCGTCAACTCCGACTTCAATCGCCTTTCTATTACCAGTAATGTTGACATTAAAGCGTCTGAGCGCGTAAAAATTGGGCTGAACCTACTGAGCCGCCGCCGGAGCCGCGATGGAGTTCGTACGCAAGAATCATCCGGCGGAGCCACCGGTACCGGAGTGATTGCTTCGGCCTTTAAGTTTGGCCCCGACCTAGGTATCTATAATCCCGACGGTAGCTTCACGCTGGCGCAATTGGGCCAACCCCACGACAACCCCTTTGCCATAGCCACCGAACGGATTAACGAATCTCAAGAAGATCGTTTACAGGTAAACACTTACGCTGAATTCGACATCGTAGAAGGGTTAAAATTCCGAACCACCTGGGGGGCAAGTACAGAAAATGAGCAAATAGGAGAATACATTCCTACTACCCTGCAAGATGGTATAGGCGTGGGCGGCGAAGGACAGGTACAAGGCGTGAGGCGAACCCTCTATCTTACCGAGAACTACCTGACCTATAATCGGCAGTTCGGAACCATACATGATCTCACGGTAATGGGAGGATACTCCTACCAAGGTAGCGAGTATAAGGACTGGCGGGCCCGGGGACAGGGATTCGTGTCGGATGCTGACACATATCAAAACTTAAATGGTGCCTCTGTATGGCTACAGCCTGAATCTAACTTTAACGATTGGCAACTGTCTTCGTTCTACGGACGGGTGAATTATACCTTGGCTGAGAAATACCTGTTTACGTTCAACGCTCGTTACGACGGCTCTTCCCGTCTATCGGCAGACAACAAGTGGAGCTTCTTTCCTTCAGGAGCTATTGCCTGGAACATAACTGAAGAAAGGTTCTTACAGGATAATGAATGGTTGAGCTTCTTGAAGCTACGGGGTAGCTACGGACTCACCGGAAATCAGTCAATCAATCCTTATCAGACCCAAGCGTCGTTTGGCTCGTTACTCAGCGTCATAGACGGTACGCCGGTAAACTCGGTAGTTCCTACCCAAGTGGCCAGCGAAGACCTCACCTGGGAGACAACCACTCAACTAAACGTAGGAGCAGATTTCGGCTTTCTGGAGGACCGAATTACAGCTACGGTAGACTGGTACCAGATGGAAACCAACGATCTATTGTTTAGCCGTAACTTGCCGAGCGTAGTGGGAGTAGCTGCGCAACTGATCAACCTAGGTACGGTAAAAAACCGCGGGATAGAGTTAAGTCTCAATTCCCGCAATATCTCAGGGCCTTTCACTTGGGATATGGGGATCAACTTCTCGCGCAACCGTAACGAAGTAGTATCACTGCCCGATGGCAATGATATTCAGTACGGAGCCGCTCCGGGTCACTTGGTGGGTATTGACTTTACCAACATACTGCGGGAAGGCCAGCCAGTGGGAACTTTCTACGGTTGGATTGACGATGGAGTGTACCAGGAAAGCGATGGCTTAGTAGAAGGCGAAGGGCCCCAACCGGGTGATGTGCGATTACGGGATATCAATGGCCGGGATGAAGAGGGTAATCTTACCGGACAGCCTGATGGCGTAGTGAACAACGACGACCGCACCATCATTGGTGATCCGAATCCTGATTTTATCTGGGGGTTGAACAACACCTTTAAGTGGAAAGGGTTCGACTTGAATATATTCTTCCAAGCATCACAAGGAAACGATATTCTTAGCTTTACCCTGATGGAGCTGGATTTGGCGGCTGGCACCAATAACGCGACTACCGCCGTACTGGATCGCTGGACTCCGACCAATACCGATACCGACGTGCCCCGGGCGGCACCTCGCGATGCCCGTACCACTACCCGGTGGATACGAGACGGTAGCTACGTGCGGCTTAAAAACCTAGCCCTAGGTTATAACTTCGCTAATAGCTTTCTGGAACGCTTTCGGATTGAGCGGCTGCGCCTTTACGTAAGTGCTCAGAATATCCTAACCTTCACCGACTACGAAGGCTACGATCCGGAGGTAAACTACCGTTCCTCGAACAACCAAGACAGCAACCGTAACCTGGGACTTGATTACGGGAGCTATCCTAACGCAAAAGCATATACCGTAGGACTTAATCTGACCTTTTAA
- a CDS encoding FecR family protein — protein sequence MDDKHSLTSLMMDDRFRAWVTNPTPELDRYWEQYLFQHPEAKPVIEQARAVLQHMNFPKSSSIDREGILKRALAQANAEPSSTQLSAPSSSQKVHRLKSWYWAAASVIGILLISIYWFIALGTHSYQTAYGESERIVLPDSSVVILNANSELRYSRSWDQDSPRQVELIGEAFFSVTHQVNQQKFIVQANDLAIEVLGTEFNVNNRRGKTAVMLQRGSVRLNWSVGEANRKATSDTTATATIEPGELAVYSQDRNELTRQMVNPRVYSSWTDSQWVFDKTSLSEIFTMIEDTYGYRVVLEQPAIADRVFTAELTEANLELLLDFLSESFNLIITKDEHTITIQKKTTTQQ from the coding sequence ATGGACGATAAGCATTCGTTGACTTCTCTTATGATGGACGACCGTTTCCGAGCGTGGGTTACCAATCCCACTCCGGAACTAGATCGTTACTGGGAACAATACCTGTTTCAGCACCCTGAAGCGAAACCAGTTATTGAACAAGCCCGAGCTGTTCTACAGCACATGAACTTTCCTAAAAGCAGTTCCATTGATCGGGAAGGTATCCTGAAGAGGGCCCTTGCTCAAGCGAACGCTGAGCCATCTTCCACCCAGCTTTCTGCTCCTTCTTCCTCTCAGAAGGTTCACCGACTCAAGTCGTGGTACTGGGCAGCCGCTAGCGTAATAGGAATTTTGCTTATATCGATCTACTGGTTCATAGCCTTGGGCACCCATTCGTACCAAACAGCCTACGGTGAGTCAGAGCGCATTGTGCTCCCCGATAGTTCGGTAGTGATACTCAACGCCAACTCAGAACTTCGCTATTCTAGGTCCTGGGATCAAGACAGTCCACGGCAAGTAGAGTTGATAGGGGAGGCCTTTTTCTCAGTTACTCACCAGGTAAATCAGCAAAAATTTATTGTTCAGGCCAACGATCTGGCCATTGAGGTATTAGGTACCGAATTCAATGTAAACAACCGCCGGGGCAAAACCGCCGTCATGCTCCAACGCGGAAGTGTTCGTCTCAACTGGTCCGTCGGAGAGGCAAACAGGAAAGCAACTTCGGATACGACCGCTACCGCAACCATTGAGCCGGGCGAACTGGCAGTATACTCTCAGGACCGAAATGAACTCACTCGCCAGATGGTTAATCCCCGGGTATATTCCTCTTGGACTGACAGCCAGTGGGTATTTGACAAAACGTCGCTATCAGAAATATTCACGATGATTGAGGATACCTACGGCTACCGAGTAGTACTTGAGCAGCCTGCTATTGCCGATCGGGTATTTACGGCTGAACTAACCGAAGCTAACCTTGAATTGCTGCTAGATTTTTTATCTGAATCCTTTAATCTAATTATTACTAAAGATGAACACACCATTACTATTCAAAAGAAGACGACTACCCAGCAGTAA
- a CDS encoding DUF1961 family protein encodes MNYTYSLFAHFRHLWRGILPIFTGIVISLTNVCAQDEPTTFHASLCDSTQATIAGSHRFATVKGWCGYLPTSIHTQATVVPTVHQQPAGSFSFWFSPLEDLDFYPDKPMGSTPPPHYFPLLSDVPPTQPLAEVSYGLYWTAGYPQFLGKFKAGSVWGIMDYGLAPFVYAEHLPLRRGNWYHVTLTWDKPKQQLRLYVNGVRMGFLDQAGNFDPVPDTLFVGNPMMVMRDLTFTSEVPTEDEVRDFYQNNRPKQNELADEDIAKAVFVYEKPPLNLKRDSSWQETYTCDFTKPEDVDTWLFQSGDKFRDKFELQTSDEGLLIRTPDIIDTESRMYLWSPRTFSGDLWLEFDFQVVSDQGLALVAICASGPRGEDFTQDYGITKTGSMQFMLDDIRDYHWEFMRRVEVMRTDVETQYVAKNPWHWRMHYSVFPRLEQNQWHRLRLVKIGNRLHGSINGETIFDVEDDASLNNGPVLSLGRIGIRQMYNTAMRYRNLVVYSKP; translated from the coding sequence ATGAATTATACTTACTCTCTATTTGCCCACTTTCGTCACCTCTGGCGAGGCATTTTACCGATCTTCACTGGAATAGTTATTTCCCTTACCAATGTTTGTGCTCAGGATGAACCTACCACTTTTCACGCTAGCCTGTGCGATAGTACCCAAGCAACAATTGCCGGGTCGCACCGCTTTGCAACGGTTAAAGGGTGGTGTGGATATCTACCCACGAGTATTCACACGCAAGCAACCGTAGTACCCACCGTCCATCAGCAACCAGCCGGTTCTTTCTCCTTTTGGTTCTCGCCACTAGAAGACCTTGACTTTTATCCGGATAAGCCAATGGGTAGCACCCCACCCCCTCACTATTTTCCCCTACTATCTGACGTACCTCCCACGCAACCACTCGCCGAAGTATCGTATGGTCTTTACTGGACGGCAGGCTATCCCCAGTTTCTAGGCAAGTTTAAGGCTGGCTCGGTCTGGGGTATTATGGACTACGGACTGGCCCCCTTCGTTTACGCCGAGCATTTACCACTTCGGCGAGGGAATTGGTACCATGTAACCCTAACCTGGGATAAGCCGAAGCAGCAGCTCCGGCTCTACGTGAACGGAGTGCGAATGGGGTTTCTGGATCAGGCGGGTAATTTTGACCCAGTTCCGGATACCCTCTTTGTAGGAAACCCAATGATGGTGATGAGGGATCTAACTTTTACCAGCGAGGTACCGACCGAAGACGAAGTACGCGATTTCTATCAGAACAATCGTCCCAAACAGAATGAACTGGCGGACGAAGATATTGCTAAAGCAGTGTTTGTGTACGAAAAACCACCCTTGAACCTTAAGCGGGATAGCAGTTGGCAAGAAACATATACCTGCGATTTTACAAAACCGGAAGATGTTGATACTTGGCTCTTTCAGTCGGGAGACAAATTCCGCGATAAATTTGAATTGCAAACGTCTGACGAAGGACTACTGATCAGGACCCCAGATATCATCGATACCGAATCACGGATGTACTTATGGAGCCCCCGAACCTTCTCCGGTGACTTGTGGTTAGAGTTTGATTTTCAGGTAGTATCGGATCAGGGGTTGGCGTTGGTCGCTATCTGTGCCAGCGGCCCGCGGGGAGAAGATTTTACACAGGACTACGGTATTACTAAGACCGGCAGTATGCAGTTTATGTTAGATGATATCCGAGATTACCACTGGGAGTTCATGCGTCGGGTAGAAGTGATGCGTACCGACGTTGAAACCCAGTACGTGGCCAAGAACCCCTGGCATTGGCGCATGCACTATAGCGTATTTCCTCGCCTGGAGCAAAATCAGTGGCACCGACTGCGCCTAGTAAAAATAGGCAACCGGCTGCACGGGTCAATTAACGGCGAAACGATATTTGACGTAGAGGATGACGCTTCACTTAACAACGGGCCAGTGCTGAGTTTAGGAAGAATCGGTATACGGCAGATGTACAACACAGCCATGCGCTATCGGAATTTGGTCGTCTACAGCAAACCATAA
- a CDS encoding alpha-L-fucosidase has product MKLLYFNLILFFALVMTHIAHGQIQEASASNKNKPEREEWLKDAGFGMFIHWGIDSQLGMVISHSLVGASEDYVDRYIEQLPRNFNPVDWNPEKIATLAENAGMQYVVFTTKHHAGFCFWDTETTDFNVTNTPYQKDILGELVEALRRHGLAVGFYYSPEDFLYYYQQGVKDIRRVNHWKSAPQIHDKYLAYTRAQINELTKNYGQVDLFFIDSEVMLEEVKELVWENQPNCLITRGALPTPEQSVPGEEIETAWESCMTMGTQWNYKPTNEHYKSGTLLINLLIEARARGGSFLLNVGPGPWGDLNEGQQGRLIEIAAWNFVNQEAIQDVRPWAVSHEGDIWFTRHRENNTVYAYLTNQPNWTRGDRKEFLLRSVKATADTKISVLGQSGNLVEYQPDTDGTARFEATDEGLTVSVVRAQRIYNNHQWPNPIVVKLENVEPALRPARFATEPARVDADGTITFALEISEVGGGQAFKGGFEYRRKQSTLSENFDPSWKSTSLFPVKEPGAYQLEITDPELGRLPTTESGSAKVANPSFLEGGVEYRAVLYQDGLRLEGGVESLSE; this is encoded by the coding sequence ATGAAACTACTCTATTTTAACTTAATACTGTTTTTTGCGTTGGTAATGACACATATTGCTCATGGTCAAATTCAGGAGGCCAGTGCCAGTAACAAAAACAAACCCGAACGCGAAGAATGGCTGAAGGATGCGGGTTTCGGGATGTTTATCCACTGGGGTATTGACAGCCAACTGGGTATGGTGATTAGTCATAGTCTGGTCGGAGCCTCCGAAGACTACGTTGATCGCTATATTGAGCAACTTCCCCGCAACTTTAACCCTGTTGACTGGAACCCCGAAAAAATTGCTACGTTAGCTGAAAACGCCGGCATGCAGTACGTTGTTTTTACTACTAAGCACCACGCTGGCTTCTGCTTTTGGGATACCGAAACTACCGATTTCAACGTCACTAATACGCCGTATCAAAAAGATATTCTGGGCGAACTGGTGGAAGCACTTCGTCGTCATGGGCTGGCCGTAGGATTTTACTATTCGCCCGAAGATTTTCTGTATTACTACCAGCAAGGGGTAAAAGACATTCGTCGGGTTAACCATTGGAAGAGTGCTCCTCAAATTCACGACAAATACCTGGCGTATACCCGAGCGCAGATTAATGAACTTACTAAGAACTACGGCCAGGTTGATCTCTTCTTCATTGACAGTGAAGTGATGCTGGAAGAAGTGAAAGAGTTGGTGTGGGAGAACCAGCCTAATTGCCTGATCACCCGTGGTGCGCTGCCTACTCCCGAACAGTCGGTGCCTGGTGAAGAAATTGAAACTGCCTGGGAGAGCTGTATGACGATGGGTACGCAGTGGAACTATAAGCCCACCAATGAACACTACAAATCGGGTACACTATTGATTAACCTGCTCATTGAGGCACGAGCAAGAGGAGGCTCGTTCCTACTCAACGTGGGGCCCGGTCCCTGGGGCGACCTCAACGAAGGCCAACAAGGGCGATTGATCGAAATAGCCGCTTGGAACTTTGTAAACCAGGAGGCAATCCAAGACGTGCGACCTTGGGCGGTAAGTCACGAAGGTGATATCTGGTTCACCCGGCACAGAGAAAATAATACCGTATACGCGTACCTTACCAATCAGCCTAACTGGACGCGGGGTGACCGCAAGGAGTTTCTGCTGCGGTCGGTCAAGGCCACCGCCGACACCAAAATCAGCGTACTGGGGCAGTCCGGAAACCTTGTTGAGTACCAGCCCGATACAGATGGCACCGCTCGCTTCGAGGCTACCGACGAAGGACTTACTGTTTCGGTAGTGCGCGCTCAGCGAATTTACAACAACCACCAGTGGCCTAATCCTATTGTGGTAAAGCTGGAAAACGTAGAGCCAGCCCTCCGTCCAGCTCGTTTCGCCACCGAACCCGCTCGGGTGGATGCTGACGGCACGATCACGTTTGCCCTGGAGATTAGTGAAGTTGGCGGTGGACAAGCCTTTAAGGGTGGTTTTGAGTATCGGCGTAAGCAGAGTACTTTGAGCGAGAATTTTGACCCTTCGTGGAAATCGACCAGCCTGTTTCCGGTGAAAGAACCCGGAGCCTACCAGCTGGAGATCACCGACCCCGAACTTGGCCGGTTACCTACCACTGAATCCGGCTCAGCGAAAGTAGCAAATCCGTCCTTTCTGGAGGGCGGCGTAGAATACCGAGCGGTACTCTACCAAGATGGCCTTCGGCTAGAGGGCGGGGTAGAGTCGCTTAGTGAGTAA
- a CDS encoding RNA polymerase sigma factor, with the protein MHTISSQITSDKFTENLNKELITASIRCAEDASALWEAFRAGDQHSFTLLYYSHIDRLYHYGERLTDDIALIEDCLQDLFAELWTRQAQLPEVNAVKFYLFKALKRKIIKKLVQQQSLSSDDGLAEGYNFEITLSSEFDLIDLHVSQQQRQQLLQAINQLTHRQKEAITLYFYDGFSYQEIGEIMAMETRSVYNLVYRALASLRGFLTALLEPSV; encoded by the coding sequence ATGCACACTATTTCTTCTCAAATTACGTCTGATAAATTCACTGAGAACCTCAATAAAGAGCTTATAACTGCCTCTATTCGGTGTGCTGAAGATGCTAGTGCCCTGTGGGAAGCCTTTAGAGCGGGAGATCAGCATTCTTTTACACTATTGTATTACAGCCACATTGATAGGCTGTACCACTACGGTGAGCGACTCACTGACGATATTGCTCTTATTGAAGACTGCTTACAGGATCTATTTGCCGAACTATGGACGCGCCAAGCGCAGTTACCTGAGGTCAATGCGGTGAAGTTCTATCTGTTTAAGGCACTTAAACGGAAAATAATTAAGAAGCTGGTACAGCAGCAGTCTCTTTCATCTGACGATGGGTTAGCGGAAGGGTACAATTTTGAGATTACACTATCTTCCGAGTTTGACTTAATTGATCTTCATGTTTCTCAACAACAGCGACAGCAATTGCTGCAAGCTATTAATCAGCTAACTCACCGGCAGAAGGAGGCCATTACTTTGTATTTTTACGATGGATTTAGCTATCAGGAAATTGGCGAAATTATGGCGATGGAAACACGTTCGGTTTACAACTTGGTGTACCGGGCCTTAGCTTCACTTCGTGGTTTTCTAACGGCTCTTCTTGAGCCTAGCGTATAA
- a CDS encoding type IV toxin-antitoxin system AbiEi family antitoxin domain-containing protein produces the protein MECLYVTPKEQSLLECYKLIGSLNNLPPVKVQALLQA, from the coding sequence ATGGAGTGCCTGTATGTGACACCTAAAGAGCAATCATTACTGGAGTGCTACAAACTGATAGGGAGTTTAAACAATCTACCACCTGTAAAGGTGCAGGCCCTACTTCAAGCCTGA